In a single window of the Carassius carassius chromosome 26, fCarCar2.1, whole genome shotgun sequence genome:
- the LOC132106048 gene encoding gastrula zinc finger protein XlCGF57.1-like isoform X3 codes for MEFIKEESEDVKIEETFIVKQEDTEDQTKFELIKEESEETFRVKHEDTEEQTQMGFNKEESEDMKIEVFSLKHEDTEEQTDLMTLKEENQELNDTQEIDQNEKQHDFKTEESIGCSQTEKTSLSKKAQNTQTTNLDSHLRNHAEERPYTCQQCGQVFNRKRSLKVHMKIHIEKKQFTCTQCEKSFKRKYYLTAHMKIHTGEKPYTCNQCGKSFTQKSQLNVHMRIHTGEKPFTCKQCEKSFRLNAELKTHMIKHTGEKPYTCSQCGKSFTQNSQLKIHMRSHTGEKPFTCKQCGKSFTRNRYLKNHMINHTEKKPFICSQCGKCFTQKRAFDAHMVIHIGESPFTCHRCGKSFRLKENLQNHMQIHTGEKTFECQCGKRFTQKKRLDTHMRVHTGEKPFTCPQCGKSFTNKTNLKTHNRIHTGENPFTCDQCGQSFRYNANLISHMKIHSEKSFKCNQCEMSFTDMNQLQDHVITHN; via the exons atggagtttattaaagaggagagtgaagacgtgaagattgaagaaacattcataGTCAAACAAGAAGATACTGAGGATCAAACAAAGTTTGAGTTAATTAAAGAGGAAAgtgaagaaacattcagagtcaaacatgaagatactgaggaacaaacacaGATGGGGTTTaataaagaggagagtgaagacatgaAGATTGAAGTATTCAGTCtgaaacatgaagatactgaggaacaaacag ACCTGATGACACTGAAAGAGGAGAATCAAGAACTGAATGACACTCAAGAGATAGATCAAAATGAGAAACAGCATGATTTCAAAACGGAAGAATCGATTGGTTGCTCACAGACTGAAAAGACCTCCTTATCCAAAAAAGCTCAAAATACACAAACTACAAACCTTGATTCCCACTTAAGAAATCATGCTGAAGAGAGACCttacacctgccaacagtgtggacaAGTTTTCAATCGAAAAAGAAgccttaaagtccacatgaaaattcacattgaaaagaaacagttcacatgcactcagtgtgaaaagagtttTAAAAGGAAATATTACCTTACTGCTCACAtgaaaattcacactggagagaagccttacacatgcaatcagtgtggaaagagctttaCACAGAAAAGTCAACTTAatgtccacatgagaattcacactggagagaaacccttCACCTGTAAACAGTGTGAGAAGAGTTTCAGACTAAATGCAGAGCTCAAGACTCACATGATAAagcacactggagagaaaccttacacatgtagtcagtgtggaaagagtttcacacaaAACAGTCAACTTAAAATTCACATGAGGAGTCACacaggagagaagcctttcacctgcaaacagtgtgggaagagtttcacacgAAATAGATATCTTAAGAATCACATGATTAATCACACTGAAAAGAAACCATTCAtatgctctcagtgtggaaagtgttttacACAGAAAAGAGCCTTTGATGCCCACATGGTAATTCACATTGGAGAGAGTCCTTTCACCTGCCATcggtgtggaaaaagtttcagaCTAAAAGAAAACCTTCAGAATCACATgcaaattcacactggagagaagacATTTGAAtgtcagtgtggaaagagatttACACAGAAAAAACGCCTCGATACCCACATGAGAGTgcacaccggagagaagcctttcacctgccctcagtgtgggaagagtttcacgAATAAAACAAACCTAAAGACTCACAATAGAATTCACACTGGGGAGAATCcattcacatgtgatcagtgtggacaGAGTTTCAGATATAATGCAAACCTTATTAGTCACATGAAGATTCACTCAGAGAAGAGTTTTAAATGTAATCAGTGCGAGATGAGTTTCACAGACATGAATCAACTTCAGGATCATGTAATAACTCACAACTGA